One part of the Anopheles coustani chromosome 2, idAnoCousDA_361_x.2, whole genome shotgun sequence genome encodes these proteins:
- the LOC131263077 gene encoding glutathione S-transferase 1-like, protein MPNIKLYTTKLSPPGRAVELTAKALGLELDYVPINLLAGDHLKEEYRKLNPQHTIPLIDDNGTIVYDSHAIIVYLVTKYAKDDSLYPADPATRAKVNAALHFDSGVLFARIRFYVEPILYYGSTDEPQEKIDNIYRAYGLLNDTLTGDYIVGNSLTLADLSCIASISSMHAIFPIDQSKYPKLAAWVDRLSQLPYYKATNQEGAEELAQVYQTVLAKNRAQSK, encoded by the exons ATGCCCAACATCAAGCTGTACACGACCAAGCTGAGCCCGCCGGGACGGGCGGTCGAGCTGACAGCAAAGGCACTCGGACTCGAGCTGGACTATGTGCCGATAAATCTGCTCGCCGGAGATCACCTGAAGGAGGAGTACCGGAAGTTGAACCCGCAGCACACGATCCCACTGATCGACGATAATGGAACGATCGTGTACGACAGCCATGCGATCATCGTGTATCTGGTGACGAAGTACGCCAAGGATGACAGCCTCTATCCGGCGGACCCTGCAACGCGTGCCAAGGTCAACGCGGCGCTGCACTTCGACTCCGGGGTGCTTTTTGCCCGAATTCGGTTCTATGTG GAACCCATTCTGTACTACGGATCAACGGATGAGCCGCAGGAAAAGATCGACAATATTTACCGTGCGTACGGACTGCTGAATGACACTCTGACCGGGGACTACATCGTAGGCAACAGTTTAACGCTGGCCGATCTGAGCTGCATCGCTAGCATTTCGTCGATGCACGCCATCTTCCCGATCGACCAGAGCAAGTACCCGAAGCTGGCCGCCTGGGTGGACCGTCTGAGTCAGTTGCCGTACTACAAGGCCACGAACCAAGAGGGAGCCGAGGAGTTGGCCCAGGTCTACCAAACTGTTCTCGCGAAGAACCGGGCACAATCTAAATGA
- the LOC131263076 gene encoding glutathione S-transferase 1-like, with amino-acid sequence MAPIVLYSTRRTPAGRAVELTAKLLGLELDVQYIDLTKKEQLTPEFLKMNPMHTVPTVNDNGVPLYDSHAIIIYLVSKYGKDDSLYPKNDLVKQANINALLHFESGVLFARLRWILEPVFYWGQTEVPQEKIDLVLKAYELLEATLTNGGSDYLVGSTITLADVSVSTSLSTLNALFPADATKYPSVVAYLKRLEQTLPNYKEINTDRANEALQLYNQKLGKA; translated from the exons ATGGCCCCGATTGTGTTGTATAGTACGCGCCGTACGCCGGCCGGCAGAGCCGTGGAGCTGACCGCGAAGTTGCTCGGTTTGGAGCTAGACGTGCAGTACATCGACCTCACGAAGAAGGAACAATTGACGCCCGAATTCCTGAAG ATGAATCCAATGCACACGGTCCCGACGGTCAACGATAACGGTGTGCCACTGTACGACAGCCATGCCATCATTATCTACCTGGTGTCCAAGTACGGCAAGGACGACAGTCTCTACCCGAAGAACGATCTGGTCAAGCAGGCGAACATCAACGCGCTGCTTCACTTCGAATCGGGCGTCCTGTTCGCTCGGTTGCGTTGGATCTTGGAACCGGTATTCTACTGGGGACAGACGGAGGTACCGCAGGAGAAGATCGACTTGGTGCTGAAGGCCTACGAACTGCTGGAGGCCACCCTGACGAACGGTGGATCGGATTATCTCGTCGGAAGCACGATCACGCTGGCGGACGTCAGTGTTAGTACGTCACTGAGTACCCTGAATGCCCTGTTCCCGGCCGACGCCACCAAGTACCCGTCGGTGGTGGCCTACCTGAAGCGCCTGGAGCAAACGTTGCCGAACTATAAGGAGATCAACACTGACCGTGCGAACGAAGCGCTTCAGCTGTATAATCAAAAACTGGGCAAGGCATAA
- the LOC131267758 gene encoding uncharacterized protein LOC131267758 encodes MPNIVFYTLDLSPPCRAIELTVKALGLELERKTVDVLGGAHLKPEFLKLNPQHTVPVLDDDGTILIESHAIMIYLVRKYGKDDTLYPTDLVEQARVNAMLYFETGVLFARIRFITEHVFSRHHADIPDDRIEYVQAAYRLLEDSLTEDFVAGPKMTIADFSCISTVASLMAFIPMEQSTHPKICAWVERMKQRLPHYEELNGNGATALAKAIRTAQEANLLLRLSIATVPFVLRGSFPLELNMTKLVLYTLHLSPPCRAVELTAKALGLELEQKEVNLLAGDHLKPEFLKLNPQHTIPVLVDADGTVVSESHAIMIYLVTKYAKDDTLYPKDPAKQARVNAALHFESGVLFARMRFIFERILFYGKSDIPEDRAEYVQKSYRLLEDTLTEDFIAGPGITIADFSCISTISSIVGVVPMDEAEYPKIYGWIARLKQLPYYEEANGGGGTALGKFVLQKREENAKA; translated from the exons ATGCCGAACATTGTGTTTTACACACTGGATTTGAGTCCCCCGTGTCGCGCCATTGAACTGACGGTGAAGGCGCTGGGTTTGGAGTTGGAGCGAAAGACGGTGGACGTGTTGGGGGGTGCCCATTTAAAACCTGAGTTTTTAAAA CTAAATCCGCAACATACGGTCCCGGTGCTAGACGACGATGGAACGATCCTGATCGAGAGTCACGCCATCATGATCTATTTGGTACGAAAGTACGGCAAGGACGATACGCTCTACCCGACGGATCTGGTCGAGCAGGCTCGCGTCAACGCCATGCTGTATTTTGAAACGGGAGTTTTGTTTGCCCGGATCAGGTTCATTACC GAACACGTCTTTTCCAGACATCACGCCGATATACCGGACGATCGGATCGAGTACGTTCAGGCGGCTTATCGATTGCTGGAGGACAGCTTGACGGAGGACTTTGTGGCCGGTCCGAAGATGACGATCGCCGATTTCAGTTGCATCTCCACGGTGGCCTCCCTGATGGCCTTCATACCGATGGAGCAGTCGACGCATCCCAAAATCTGCGCCTGGGTCGAGCGCATGAAGCAGCGTCTTCCGCACTACGAGGAGCTGAACGGAAATGGAGCTACCGCATTGGCGAAGGCCATTCGCACGGCACAGGAAGCCAACC TTCTTTTGCGACTCTCCATCGCGACGGTTCCGTTTGTTTTACGCGGTTCTTTTCCTCTCGAGCTCAATATGACGAAGCTGGTCCTGTACACTCTTCATCTGAGCCCTCCGTGCCGTGCGGTGGAGCTTACCGCGAAGGCTTTGGGGCTGGAGTTGGAGCAGAAGGAAGTGAACTTGCTCGCGGGCGATCATTTGAAGCCGGAGTTTTTGAAG CTCAATCCACAGCACACGATTCCGGTGCTAGTAGATGCCGATGGTACGGTCGTTAGCGAGAGTCACGCGATTATGATCTATCTCGTGACAAAGTACGCCAAGGATGACACGCTCTACCCGAAGGATCCGGCCAAGCAGGCACGCGTCAACGCTGCGTTACACTTTGAATCCGGTGTCCTCTTCGCTCGGATGCGGTTCATTTTT GAACGCATTCTGTTCTACGGAAAGTCGGACATTCCCGAGGATCGCGCCGAGTACGTCCAGAAGTCGTACCGTTTGCTAGAGGACACCTTGACTGAGGACTTTATCGCCGGTCCGGGCATTACGATTGCCGATTTCAGCTGCATCTCAACCATCTCGTCGATCGTGGGCGTTGTGCCGATGGACGAGGCCGAGTATCCGAAGATTTACGGCTGGATCGCGCGCTTGAAGCAATTGCCGTACTACGAGGAAGCCAACGGGGGTGGTGGAACTGCACTGGGCAAGTTTGTTCTCCAGAAAAGGGAGGAGAATGCCAAGGCGTAG
- the LOC131263078 gene encoding glutathione S-transferase 1-like — translation MSKLVLYTNQKSPPCRAVKLTARALGVDLNEKEMTLVRGDKLMEEFRKVSPQHTIPVLDDSGTIITASHAIMIYLVCKYGKDDDSLYPNDLVHRARVHTALHLESGVIFSRLSFLFEPVIYSGKSYFHSDRVEHIRKAYRLLEDSLVDDYVVGSSLTIADFSCISSIATLVGVVPLDEEKFPKISAWMNRMKELPYYEEANGAGALELAEFVLGKKELNATQYL, via the exons ATGTCCAAGTTGGTACTCTACACGAATCAAAAGAGCCCGCCCTGTCGGGCGGTAAAATTGACCGCCCGAGCACTCGGGGTGGACCTAAACGAGAAGGAGATGACTCTGGTGCGTGGCGACAAGCTGATGGAAGAGTTTAGGAAG GTCAGTCCACAGCACACGATACCGGTGCTGGACGATAGTGGGACCATTATCACCGCCAGTCACGCCATCATGATCTATCTCGTGTGCAAGTATGGGAAAGATGATGACAGTCTCTACCCGAACGATCTCGTCCACCGAGCCCGTGTCCATACGGCCCTTCACCTGGAGTCGGGAGTTATCTTTTCGCGGTTAAGTTTCTTATTT GAACCGGTGATTTATTCCGGTAAATCGTACTTCCACTCGGACCGGGTCGAGCACATCCGCAAAGCGTACCGTCTGCTGGAGGATTCCTTGGTGGATGATTATGTCGTGGGGAGCAGTCTAACGATTGCGGACTTTAGCTGCATCTCGAGCATTGCCACGCTGGTTGGGGTCGTGCCGCTCGATGAGGAAAAGTTCCCGAAAATCTCCGCCTGGATGAATCGCATGAAGGAACTTCCGTACTACGAGGAGGCGAACGGTGCCGGAGCGCTCGAGTTGGCCGAGTTTGTGCTGGGGAAGAAGGAACTGAACGCGACACAGTACTTGTAA
- the LOC131267757 gene encoding uncharacterized protein LOC131267757, translated as MPNIKLYTAKLSPPGRAVELTANLLGLPLDIVPINLLAGDHRREEFLKMNPQHTIPVIDDDGIIIRDSHAIIIYLAQKYDATGALYPDDPVTRAKINAALHFDSGVLFSRLRFYFEPILYGGSSEVPQHKIDYMKKGYELLDGALTDDYIVGNELTLADISCIATVDTMDIFFPMDRSKYPKLVAWMERMSSRIPDYDRLNREGSVEFAEICESLRLNNAAKGVHKLGGRLQPLYIYFIVVRQLCNPFDPRKRFRIVGGRGLKHNVQGSDARHTAQVRYRQPIANDVVRLKQGFKKLQTIGCPLEAFLRNLALPEHGQIVGAEAQPGEQDRTFEEQHRVDSRLLFKVFRVQLGAVAIATSEIDRDCVAIHEQEAIIVQRRDRLDRVEPLEFLVPVMTLRITMATSSMVLFYDDVSPPVRSVLLAIAALGVKDRVQLEYVNLFAGGHLKEDFLKVNPLHTVPVLRHGDLTLTDSHAILVYLCDTFATEGEDLAIPDAQTRAKIFNRLCFNNGFLFQRDAEIMRKIFRGDVTDVSDHFGPLEQTLDVLEKYLSGSLCTALDHLSVADFSIVATVSTLELIMPIKADRWPNVRGWLERMKALPYYQTENQIGLEKLREKLSTKINI; from the exons ATGCCGAACATCAAGCTCTATACGGCGAAACTAAGTCCACCGGGGCGCGCGGTGGAACTAACCGCCAACCTGCTCGGTCTTCCGCTCGACATCGTTCCTATCAACTTGCTGGCGGGTGATCACCGGAGGGAGGAATTTTTGAAGATGAATCCCCAGCACACGATCCCCGTGATCGATGACGATGGCATCATCATTCGGGACAGTCACGCAATCATCATTTATCTGGCGCAAAAGTACGACGCAACAGGAGCACTCTACCCGGATGATCCGGTTACGCGAGCGAAGATAAATGCCGCCCTACACTTTGACTCTGGCGTTCTCTTCTCTAGGTTGAGGTTTTACTTT GAACCGATACTCTACGGTGGTTCGTCGGAGGTGCCCCAGCATAAGATCGACTACATGAAGAAAGGCTACGAACTGCTGGACGGTGCGCTGACGGATGACTACATCGTCGGCAACGAGCTAACGCTGGCCGACATCAGCTGCATCGCGACGGTAGACACGATGGACATATTTTTCCCCATGGACAGGAGTAAATATCCGAAGCTGGTCGCGTGGATGGAGCGAATGAGCAGCCGCATTCCGGACTACGACCGGCTCAACCGGGAAGGTTCGGTGGAGTTTGCCGAGATTTGCGAATCTTTGCGACTGAACAACGCGGCGAAA GGTGTGCATAAGCTGGGCGGCCGCCTTCAACCCCTGTACATTTATTTCATCGTAGTACGGCAGCTTTGCAATCCGTTCGATCCACGCAAACGTTTTCGGATAGTCGGCGGCAGAGGGCTGAAGCATAACGTGCAGGGTAGTGATGCTCGCCACACAGCTCAAGTCCGCTATCGTCAACCGATCGCCAACGACGTAGTCCGTCTGAAGCAGGGCTTCAAAAAGCTTCAAACCATCGGCTGCCCGCTTGAGGCTTTCCTCCGGAATCTCGCCCTTCCGGAACACGGTCAGATTGTCGGTGCAGAAGCGCAACCGGGCGAACAGGATCGAACTTTCGAAGAACAGCACCGAGTTGATTCTCGCCTGCTGTTCAAAGTCTTCCGAGTACAGCTCGGTGCCGTTGCCATAGCGACGAGCGAGATAGATCGCGATTGCGTGGCTATCCATGAGCAGGAAGCCATTATCGTCCAGCGTCGGGATCGTCTGGACCGGGTTGAGCCGCTTGAATTCCTCGTTCCGGTGATGACCCTT CGCATCACAATGGCCACATCAAGCATGGTTTTGTTCTACGACGACGTAAGCCCTCCGGTACGGAGTGTCTTACTAGCAATCGCCGCACTGGGCGTCAAGGATCGTGTGCAGCTGGAATACGTCAACCTGTTTGCGGGAGGACACCTGAAGGAAGATTTTCTGAAG GTCAATCCACTTCACACAGTTCCGGTGCTCCGGCACGGTGACCTAACGTTAACCGATAGCCACGCTATACTGGTGTACCTTTGTGACACGTTTGCCACCGAAGGGGAGGACCTCGCTATCCCCGATGCACAAACGAGGGCGAAAATTTTCAACCGACTTTGCTTCAACAATGGTTTTCTGTTTCAACGTGATGCTGAAATTATG CGAAAAATCTTCCGGGGTGACGTTACCGACGTTAGTGACCACTTTGGACCGCTCGAGCAAACACTGGACGTTCTGGAGAAATATCTCAGTGGTTCCCTGTGTACCGCATTGGATCACCTTTCGGTGGCCGATTTTTCCATCGTGGCGACCGTTAGCACCCTGGAACTCATCATGCCGATCAAAGCGGATCGATGGCCCAACGTTCGGGGGTGGCTCGAGCGAATGAAAGCCCTTCCGTACTACCAAACGGAGAATCAGATCGGTTTGGAGAAACTGCGTGAAAAGTTAAGcacgaaaataaacatttga
- the LOC131263075 gene encoding glutathione S-transferase 1-like encodes MSRKQPVLYTHIISPAGRAVELVAKALNLELEISEMNVYKGHHRNEEFKRLNPVQTIPTLDDNGFLLMDSHAIAIYLARRYGNGTELYSEDFEQQARINSVLFFESSILFARLRFCTDNLTVFRKGEIPEESLKRAADGLKLFEALLQTDYVVGDRLTIADLSCVASITTLHVMLQPSAADYPKTFAWIERIAKLPYYDEINVQGLKAAAQLMHTLKSQAGNK; translated from the exons ATGTCTCGCAAGCAACCGGTCCTGTACACGCACATCATCAGCCCCGCCGGTCGTGCGGTGGAGCTGGTGGCGAAGGCGTTGAACCTTGAACTCGAAATTAG TGAAATGAACGTTTACAAGGGTCATCACCGGAACGAGGAATTCAAGCGGCTCAACCCGGTCCAGACGATCCCGACGCTGGACGATAATGGCTTCCTGCTCATGGATAGCCACGCAATCGCGATCTATCTCGCTCGTCGCTATGGCAACGGCACCGAGCTGTACTCGGAAGACTTTGAACAGCAGGCGAGAATCAACTCGGTGCTGTTCTTCGAAAGTTCGATCCTGTTCGCCCGGTTGCGCTTCTGCACCGACAATCTGACCGTGTTCCGGAAGGGCGAGATTCCGGAGGAAAGCCTCAAGCGGGCAGCCGATGGTTTGAAGCTTTTTGAAGCCCTGCTTCAGACGGACTACGTCGTTGGCGATCGGTTGACGATAGCGGACTTGAGCTGTGTGGCGAGCATCACTACCCTGCACGTTATGCTTCAGCCCTCTGCCGCCGACTATCCGAAAACGTTTGCGTGGATCGAACGGATTGCAAAGCTGCCGTACTACGATGAAATAAATGTACAGGGGTTGAAGGCGGCCGCCCAGCTTATGCACACCCTTAAAAGTCAAGCGGGAAACAAATGA